From Kineosporia succinea, the proteins below share one genomic window:
- a CDS encoding barstar family protein: protein MRPSPILLRAERTFCPLLRPADERSHALAQRGWSEAGLVVRVVRGRKCRTRQGLFDEFAAALQFPWFFKENWDAFGDCLADLDWLPHQAGHVIMVKEPEQVLAEASADDFEALVELLRLAAREWGSQAERGTWWDRPPVPFHVVLACLPHHTDDTRGRWEPNADLILLPDPPAAGTERAG, encoded by the coding sequence ATGAGACCCTCGCCAATCCTCCTACGGGCGGAACGCACCTTCTGTCCTCTGCTCCGGCCGGCCGACGAGCGCTCGCACGCGCTCGCCCAGCGAGGCTGGTCGGAGGCCGGGCTCGTGGTGCGCGTCGTCCGGGGCCGCAAGTGCCGCACCCGTCAGGGGCTGTTCGACGAGTTCGCCGCGGCGCTGCAGTTCCCCTGGTTCTTCAAGGAGAACTGGGACGCGTTCGGCGACTGCCTGGCCGACCTCGACTGGCTGCCGCACCAGGCCGGTCACGTGATCATGGTCAAGGAGCCCGAGCAGGTGCTGGCCGAGGCGTCCGCCGACGACTTCGAGGCACTCGTCGAGTTGCTGCGCCTGGCCGCCCGCGAGTGGGGCAGTCAGGCCGAGCGGGGCACGTGGTGGGACCGTCCGCCGGTGCCGTTCCATGTCGTTCTGGCCTGCCTGCCGCACCACACCGACGACACCCGTGGCCGCTGGGAACCGAACGCCGACCTGATCCTTCTGCCCGATCCGCCCGCCGCCGGCACGGAGCGTGCTGGGTGA
- a CDS encoding methyl-accepting chemotaxis protein, whose product MALPIRRLFPVLAGAVVLSSALTAGGALYSWQHADAAKDELKNVNTAMGVVSELQASGLRTALYSVTAQYVPGLAESVGKQLTDEVGVTSGIIKTLQGFELPSGAEADIKAAADAYTATGEFLLKGTDITTPAEAEAANAEYNQLNDTQNAAAAALAQTLIAEAGIADQNVSSALTQFLVLVLGLAVLTVVGVGGSMILVSRRIVGRVQAMVGALDTVAGGDLSKRLATDGKDEISDMATALNRAMDKIGEVFGRIGATAKELSTTSGSLRSVSADVSRSANETSEQAQVVSRTADEVSNNVQAVAAGGEEMTVSIAEIARNAQEAARVATGAVSAVESTTGTMNKLGESSREIGDVIKLITSIAEQTNLLALNATIEAARAGDAGKGFAVVADEVKQLAQETARATEDISKRVEAIQTDADQAGHAISEIANVIAQINEFQTTIASAVEEQTATTQQINSGVAVAADGSTEIASRISGVAGAAGSASASIGEVAASAEKLADMSAELDRLLVNFRY is encoded by the coding sequence TTGGCTTTACCGATCCGGAGACTGTTTCCGGTCCTGGCGGGAGCGGTCGTTCTCTCCAGTGCACTGACGGCGGGCGGCGCCCTGTACTCGTGGCAGCACGCCGACGCCGCCAAAGACGAACTGAAGAACGTGAACACGGCCATGGGAGTGGTCAGTGAGCTCCAGGCCAGCGGTCTGCGCACGGCGCTCTACAGCGTCACCGCGCAGTACGTCCCGGGTCTGGCCGAGTCCGTGGGCAAGCAGCTGACCGACGAGGTCGGCGTCACCAGCGGCATCATCAAGACCCTTCAGGGCTTCGAACTGCCGAGCGGCGCCGAGGCGGACATCAAGGCCGCGGCCGACGCCTACACCGCCACCGGTGAGTTCCTGCTGAAGGGCACCGACATCACGACCCCGGCCGAGGCCGAGGCCGCGAACGCGGAGTACAACCAGCTCAACGACACGCAGAACGCGGCAGCGGCGGCTCTGGCCCAGACCCTGATCGCCGAGGCGGGCATCGCCGATCAGAACGTCAGCTCCGCCCTCACCCAGTTCCTCGTGCTGGTGCTCGGGCTGGCTGTTCTCACCGTGGTCGGGGTCGGCGGCTCGATGATTCTCGTCAGCCGCCGCATCGTGGGCCGGGTGCAGGCGATGGTCGGGGCGCTCGACACGGTCGCGGGCGGTGACCTGAGCAAGCGTCTGGCGACCGACGGCAAGGACGAGATCTCCGACATGGCCACGGCTCTGAACCGGGCCATGGACAAGATCGGCGAGGTGTTCGGCCGGATCGGCGCCACCGCCAAGGAGCTGTCCACCACCTCGGGCAGCCTGCGATCGGTCTCGGCCGACGTCAGCCGCTCGGCGAACGAGACCTCCGAGCAGGCGCAGGTGGTGTCCCGCACCGCCGACGAGGTGTCGAACAACGTGCAGGCCGTCGCGGCCGGCGGTGAGGAGATGACCGTCTCCATCGCCGAGATCGCCCGCAACGCGCAGGAAGCCGCGCGCGTGGCGACCGGTGCGGTGAGCGCCGTGGAGTCGACGACGGGCACGATGAACAAGCTGGGGGAGTCGTCGCGGGAGATCGGTGATGTGATCAAGCTGATCACGTCGATCGCGGAGCAGACGAATCTGCTGGCGTTGAACGCGACGATCGAGGCGGCTCGGGCGGGGGATGCGGGTAAGGGGTTCGCGGTGGTCGCGGACGAGGTGAAGCAGCTCGCGCAGGAGACCGCCCGGGCGACCGAGGACATCTCCAAGCGGGTCGAGGCCATCCAGACCGATGCCGACCAGGCCGGTCACGCGATCAGCGAGATCGCCAACGTGATCGCCCAGATCAACGAGTTCCAGACCACGATCGCCTCGGCCGTGGAGGAACAGACCGCCACGACCCAGCAGATCAACTCGGGGGTCGCGGTCGCGGCCGACGGTTCCACCGAGATCGCCAGCCGGATCTCCGGGGTCGCCGGGGCGGCCGGTTCGGCCAGCGCCTCGATCGGTGAGGTCGCGGCCAGTGCCGAGAAGCTGGCCGACATGAGCGCCGAGCTCGACCGGCTGCTCGTCAACTTCCGCTACTGA